One stretch of Microplitis mediator isolate UGA2020A chromosome 9, iyMicMedi2.1, whole genome shotgun sequence DNA includes these proteins:
- the LOC130675073 gene encoding E3 ubiquitin-protein ligase HECTD1 isoform X4 produces MAEVDPETLLEWLSMGQGDERDMQLIALEQLCMLLLMSDNVDRCFEICPPRTFLPALCRIFLDEHAPDSVLEVTARAITYYLDVSAECTRRVVAMEGAVKAICGRLSGAALGSRASRDLAEQCIKVLELVCAREAGAVFEAGGLPCALGFIRENGARVHRDTLHSAMAVVSRLCGKVEPQDKTLPDCVEALSTLLRHEDAHVADGALRCFASLADRFSRRGTDPAPLASNGLVSELLYRLSNAAGPGTSVAAAANNPKTPPPSTTSSTIPAPEPKSCASVSTIISLLSTLCRGSPSITHDLLRSELPDAIEKALKGDERCALDSMRLVDLLLVLLFEGRSALGRGGAVGGPSGPLLPRLRRLDSAGEKSHRQLIDCIRSKDTDALIEAIDTGGIEVNFMDDVGQTLLNWASAFGTQEMVEFLCDRGADVNKGQRSSSLHYAACFGRPAIAKVLLRHGANPDLRDEDGKTPLDKARERVDEGHREVAAILQSPGEWMLPPSNQEHRKQDSDVDSEFTEPKGDPEMAPVYLRRLLPVFCATFQSTMLPSVRKASLSLIRKMVHYIQADLLVETCGSDKTAGCGAMLVEVIANVLDNEDFEIKPTPPPPPPLKLIVGPKLPCLRKSTSTSSSSQNYIIDKTEDEDGHLIILQMIQDLMMKGKDEFLEHFARLGVFSKVAALAGPQDSPAEPENEPAATATALVTGDEHKPEDARELLVGRAYHWRDWCICRGRDCLYVWSDAAALELSNGSNGWFRFILDGKLATMYSSGSPEGGTDATGKGRNTESLTTEESRGEFLEKLQRARGQVKPNTVSQPVLSKPGPTRLVVGNWALSSRKECEMCIHNSDGQQQATILREDLPGFIFESNRGTKHSFTAETSLGPDFAAGWAGKRGKRLRSKIEAIKQKVKTQAQEIYENYFKAAQAQPRGVVAKLAAIVNQIDKAYQKQLSGNREWRSVLQSALEELKMLLNEEGRVSAYELHSSGLVQSLLGLLASPSSPQVTTVRANRMRLQRIAVFKSCFKAKDTNDGNSAKVLVQKLVSVLESIEKLPVYLYDTPGSGYGLQILTRRLRFRLERAPGESSLIDRSGRSLKMEPLSTIQQLENHLLKMIAKQWHDHDRTTFTFVKKLKEGNKMTFQYSHDFDENGVLFWIGTNAKTSPEWVNPGQYGLVVVTSSDGRSLPYGHLEDILSRDQSALNCHTNDDKRAWFSIDLGVWLIPSAYSLRHARGYGKSALRNWMFQASKDGVTWTTLYTHIDDCSLNEPGSTATWTLEPPGDESQGWRHLRLQQTGKNASGQTHYLSVSGFEVYGEVTGVCEDLGRAAREAEAGVRRQRRLIKSQVLKHLVAGARVARGLDWKWKDQDGVPAGEGSITGELHNGWIDVTWDHGGSNSYRMGAEGKYDLRLVGTSLDGENKNKNGSGVLTGRKSSSTPSLPDCTDVSMRGSVASTDQAASAENLAAKQAAESIAESVLSVARAEAVVAVTGEGGASNTGELSVVLHPRPDTAVTSDLVTIVESLALNTDCPPNSNSNRASSSKPLFSTVRGNKPTSGLLSLEASEVLDRLREGADRLRNNTNSFLSGELLGLVPVRISVSSETDDNSMRIRPVPRHNPATDATKECNRDKEATSSSSQNTTGGCPVVVTNPMSVSVPNLACTDTNNTLETTAASGLLETFAAMARRRTLGPAGGQHIAPNSNVTQNTRGPTSVSNFVRLALSSNFTGGLLSTAQSYPSLTSSSQVAGSGVTTTTGAGGLGQALTMSLTSTSSDSEQLWLQVSLEDFLESCGGVASSSVGGIRTTGGPTLLGELDDDEEVLAEEDDDNEENDPEIDLLIQDDDEENEEEVEGGEGEYEEVMVSRNLLAAYMEEETPQSTKRRAWDDEFVLKRQFSALIPAFDPRPGRTNINQTTDLEVPQPGSDLQSSVRVGTLPSPRLSLSLKGPGLPDIPDVELSLTDQNASIFQAVQELMQMTELGSRQEKLRRIWEPTYTIIYRESKDEESSGRATPIVTLYSGKPAVSSNACTVEDVLQLLRHVYVLSITRDDRRDPTINEDSLESTCWVNPDDFTSKKITNKVVQQIQDPLALAAGALPAWCEELARSCPFLLPFETRRLYFSCTAFGASRSIVWLQTQRDAILERQRAPGLSPRRDDSHEFRVGRLKHERVSVPRGDKLLDWAEQVLKIHANRKSILEVEFVGEEGTGLGPTLEFFALVAAELQKKDLGLWLCDDHDQLEGYACPSDEQARPAGYYVIRPSGLFPAPLPQDSEACDRAVRYFWFLGVFLAKVLQDNRLVDLPLSRSFLKLMCRGDIANNVNEKIGLTGVTQESMSSSMASSFISEEGETDGLNSLEPSPWYEGILDVEDLVMVDPVRGEFLKEIQAVACRRERTISEGCSSSDEDVIRINHPSGTSVAIEDLGLTMSYSPGSKVFGYDHEELVEGGYDIAVGVDNAREYAELTINYCLNKGIARQLESFKAGFSKVFPMEKLHAFSPEEVRAMLCGEQNPHWTREDLLNYTEPKLGYTRESPGFQRFVNVLLSLTGPERKAFLQFATGCSALPPGGLCNLHPRLTVVRKVDAGSGGYPSVNTCVHYLKLPEYPTEEVLKERLLAATRERGFHLN; encoded by the exons atGGCAGAAGTTGATCCAGAGACGTTACTGGAGTGGCTTAGCATGGGCCAGGGAGATGAACGAGACATGCAGCTGATAGCTTTGGAGCAATTATGCATGTTGCTGTTGATGAGCGACAATGTTGACCGGTGCTTCGAGATCTGTCCACCGCGAACATTTTTACCGGCGCTCTGTCGTATTTTTTTGGACGAGCACGCGCCTGATAGTGTCCTGGAAGTGACAGCACGGGCAATAACTTACTATCTTGATGTATCAGCGGAATGTACGCGACGAGTGGTCGCCATGGAGGGCGCAGTCAAGGCGATTTGCGGACGACTGTCAGGTGCAGCTTTGGGATCACGAGCTAGTCGTGATTTAGCAGAGCAGTGCATTAAAGTACTGGAGTTGGTTTGTGCACGAGAAGCTGGAGCAGTATTTGAAGCTGGAGGTCTTCCGTGTGCCTTGGGATTTATCAGGGAAAATGGAGCGCGTGTTCATCGTGACACATTACACTCAGCGATGGCCGTTGTGTCAAGACTCTGTGGTAAAGTAGAGCCTCAGGATAAAACGCTTCCCGATTGCGTGGAAGCCTTGTCAACTTTACTGAGACACGAAGACGCTCACGTGGCTGACGGCGCGCTGCGTTGCTTTGCATCACTCGCAGATCGTTTTTCACGACGTGGAACAGATCCAGCACCGCTGGCATCCAATGGATTAGTGTCAGAACTTCTCTACAGATTATCAAATGCAGCGGGACCAGGTACTTCAGTAGCAGCAGCTGCCAATAATCCCAAAACACCGCCACCTTCTACAACATCATCAACGATACCAGCACCCGAGCCCAAGTCCTGTGCGTCAGTTTCCACCATCATAAGTCTTTTGTCCACATTGTGCCGTGGATCTCCATCAATAACTCATGATTTGTTGCGGTCAGAGTTGCCTGATGCCATTGAAAAAGCTTTGAAAGGCGACGAGAGATGTGCATTGGACTCAATGCGACTTGTAGATTTACTTCtcgtattattatttgaagGAAGATCTGCATTAGGTCGCGGTGGAGCCGTTGGAGGACCATCTGGGCCTCTTTTGCCTCGTCTACGTCGGCTAGACAGCGCTGGGGAAAAATCACACCGTCAATTAATCGATTGCATCCGTTCTAAAGACACTGATGCACTGATAGAAGCAATCGACACTGGAGGTATTGAAGTAAATTTTATGGATGACGTAGGACAGACTTTATTGAACTGGGCATCGGCATTTGGAACTCAGGAAATGGTCGAGTTTCTTTGCGATCGAGGTGCTGATGTTAATAAAGGACAGCGGTCATCTAGCCTACACTACGCCGCGTGTTTCGGCAGACCCGCTATTGCCAAAGTATTATTAAGACATGGTGCCAATCCGGATCTGCGCGATGAAGACGGCAAGACCCCGCTGGACAAAGCTCGTGAACGTGTTGATGAAGGCCACAGAGAAGTTGCCGCTATTTTACAGAGCCCTGGTGAATGGATGCTCCCACCGAGCAATCAAGAACACAGAAAGCAAGACAGTGATGTTGATAGTGAGTTCACGGAACCTAAAGGCGACCCTGAGATGGCGCCGGTTTATTTGCGGAGACTTTTACCTGTTTTTTGTGCCACATTTCAGTCGACTATGTTACCTAGTGTGCGGAAGGCTAGTTTAAGTTTGATACGTAAGATGGTTCATTATATACAGGCTGATCTGCTTGTTGAGACTTGTGGATCTGACAAAACTGCTGGATGCGGTGCTATGCTCGTTGAAGTTATCGCAAATGTTCTTGATAATGag GATTTTGAGATAAAACCGACGCCACCACCGCCTCCACCTCTCAAGTTGATTGTTGGTCCCAAATTGCCCTGCCTTCGCAAGTCTACTTCTACTTCTTCCAGTTCCCAGAACTACATTATTGATAAAACG GAAGACGAAGACGGACACTTGATAATATTGCAAATGATCCAAGACCTGATGATGAAGGGCAAAGATGAATTTCTCGAACACTTTGCGCGTCTTGGAGTTTTCTCTAAAGTTGCGGCACTCGCGGGACCGCAGGACTCGCCAGCTGAACCGGAAAATGAACCTGCTGCGACGGCGACTGCTTTGGTTACTGGTGATGAACATAAACCAGAAGATGCACGAGAGTTGCTGGTGGGTCGCGCTTATCACTGGAGAGACTGGTGCATTTGCCGCGGTCGCGACTGTCTTTATGTTTGGTCAGATGCAGCGGCCTTGGAGTTGTCTAATGGAAGTAACGGGTGGTTCCGCTTTATTCTTGATGGAAAATTAGCTACCATGTACTCCAGCGGTAGCCCTGAAGGCGGCACTGATGCAActg GAAAAGGGAGAAACACAGAATCGCTTACAACAGAAG AGAGTCGTGgagaatttttggaaaaattacaaCGTGCACGTGGACAAGTTAAACCTAATACTGTAAGTCAACCTGTGCTTTCAAAGCCTGGTCCCACACGTTTAGTTGTGGGTAACTGGGCACTTTCAAGTCGCAAAGAATGCGAAATGTGTATTCATAATAGCGACGGGCAGCAACAAGCAACTATTTTACGCGAAGATCTGCCTGGatttattttcgagtctaaTCGCGGTACTAAACATTCGTTTACTGCCGAAACTAGTTTAG gTCCGGATTTCGCAGCAGGATGGGCAGGAAAGCGTGGCAAGCGTCTGAGATCAAAGATAGAAGCCATAAAGCAAAAAGTTAAAACCCAAGCACAAGAAATATACGAGAATTATTTCAAAGCAGCACAAGCTCAGCCGCGCGGAGTAGTGGCCAAGTTAGCAGCGATAGTAAATCAAATAGACAAAGCATATCAGAAGCAGTTGTCCGGCAATCGGGAGTGGCGCAGCGTTCTCCAGTCAGCTTTAGAAGAATTGAAGATGTTGTTGAACGAGGAAGGCCGCGTATCAGCTTACGAATTGCATTCCAGTGGACTCGTGCAGTCGCTGCTAGGCCTCCTGGCCAGTCCTTCTAGCCCCCAAGTTACCACAGTAAGAGCCAACCGCATGCGTCTCCAGCGGATAGCCGTCTTCAAGAGCTGCTTCAAAGCCAAAGACACAAATGACGGCAACTCGGCCAAAGTGTTGGTCCAGAAACTGGTCTCAGTTCTCGAGTCAATTGAAAAGTTACCCGTATATCTCTACGACACACCTGGATCTGGATACGGGCTACAGATTCTTACCCGCCGGCTGCGTTTCCGTCTTGAACGCGCCCCCGGTGAGTCCTCGCTCATCGACAGGTCCGGCCGTAGCCTTAAAATGGAACCACTCAGCACAATCCAGCAGCTGGAGAACCACTTGCTGAAGATGATAGCAAAGCAGTGGCACGACCACGACCGAACGACATTTACGTTCGTTAAAAAACTTAAAGAAGGCAACAAGATGACCTTTCAGTACTCACACGATTTTGATGAGAACGGAGTCCTCTTCTGGATCGGTACCAATGCTAAGACCAGTCCCGAGTGGGTCAATCCCGGTCAGTATGGTCTAGTAGTCGTGACATCTAGTGACGGGCGCAGTTTACCTTACGGACATCTAGAGGATATTTTAAGTCGCGACCAGAGTGCGTTGAATTGTCATACCAACGATGACAAGCGCGCATGGTTTTCTATTGATCTAGGAGTTTGGCTGATACCCAGCGCGTATTCACTGAGACATGCCCGCGGCTATGGAAAGAGCGCTCTCAGAAACTGGATGTTCCAGGCATCTAAAGATGGAGTAACTTGGACGACTTTGTATACGCATATTGATGACTGCTCACTAAATGAACCCGGCAGCACCGCAACCTGGACTTTGGAACCACCTGGTGATGAAAGTCAGGGCTGGAGACATTTACGGCTCCAACAAACTGGCAAGAACGCTTCTGGGCAGACTCATTATTTGTCAGTATCTGGTTTTGAGGTTTACGGAGAAGTGACAGGAGTGTGCGAAGATCTAGGCCGAGCTGCAAGAGAAGCCGAAGCTGGAGTAAGACGTCAAAGACGGCTGATAAAGTCACAAGTTTTGAAACATTTAGTTGCCGGGGCCCGCGTCGCTCGTGGATTAGACTGGAAGTGGAAAGACCAAGACGGAGTACCTGCAGGCGAAGGTTCAATCACTGGAGAGCTTCACAACGGATGGATCGACGTAACCTGGGACCACGGGGGCTCGAACTCCTACCGCATGGGCGCTGAGGGAAAGTACGATCTGCGATTAGTTGGTACTAGTTTAGatggagaaaataaaaataaaaatggatcTGGTGTTCTTACGGGTAGGAAGTCTAGCAGCACACCCAGTTTGCCGGACTGTACTGATGTCAGCATGCGTGGATCCGTTGCTTCAACTGACCAAGCAGCTAGTGCTGAAAATTTGGCAGCCAAACAAGCTGCTGAATCAATTGCCGAAAGTGTGTTGTCTGTAGCACGGGCTGAAGCTGTCGTCGCAGTAACTGGAGAAGGCGGAGCCAGCAATACTGGAGAACTTTCGGTGGTACTTCATCCGAGACCTGACACCGCAGTCACCAGCGATCTTGTCACCATCGTAGAGAGTCTTGCTCTCAACACTGACTGCCCGCccaacagcaacagcaaccGCGCGTCAAGTTCCAAGCCTCTGTTTTCGACAGTGCGCGGCAACaag CCAACAAGCGGTTTATTGAGCCTCGAAGCCTCCGAAGTACTTGATCGTCTTCGCGAAGGTGCTGACCGGTTACGTAATAACACTAACAGTTTCTTGAGTGGTGAATTACTTGGTTTAGTACCTGTTAGAATATCTGTGTCCAGCGAAACTGATGACAACTCAATGAGAATTAGACCTGTACCGCGTCACAATCCAGCTACTGATG CAACAAAAGAATGCAACCGAGACAAAGAAGCCACCAGTTCGTCATCACAAAATACAACCGGGGGATGTCCAGTTGTGGTTACCAATCCCATGTCCGTCTCGGTACCAAATCTCGCATGTACTGACACGAACAACACCTTGGAGACAACTGCAGCATCCGGTTTACTGGAGACATTCGCCGCAATGGCACGAAGACGTACCTTAG GACCAGCTGGTGGACAGCACATTGCACCCAACTCAAATGTAACACAAAACACACGAGGACCGACATCAGTATCAAATTTCGTACGTTTAGCCTTGAGTTCAAACTTTACCGGGGGACTGCTAAGTACCGCACAGAGTTACCCCAGTTTAACAAGCAGCAGTCAGGTCGCTGGCAGTGGTGTCACCACGACAACTGGTGCTGGTGGTTTAGGACAAGCATTGACTATGTCATTGACCAGTACCAGCAGCGACAGTGAACAG TTATGGCTACAGGTGAGTCTCGAAGACTTTTTGGAGTCATGTGGTGGCGTTGCTAGTTCAAGTGTCGGGGGAATACGAACAACTGGTGGCCCGACACTTCTTGGTGAGCTTGATGATGACGAAGAAGTACTGGCAGAAGAAGACGATGACAACGAAGAAAATGATCCAGAG ATCGATTTATTGATCCAGGACGACGACGAGGAGAATGAGGAAGAAGTTGAAGGAGGAGAGGGTGAATATGAAGAAGTTATGGTCTCTCGTAATCTTTTGGCAGCTTATATGGAAGAAGAGACACCACAGAGTACTAAGCGACGTGCTTGGGATGACGAGTTTGTACTGAAACGTCAATTTTCTGCACTGATACCCGCTTTTGATCCTCGCCCAGGTCGCACGAACATAAACCAGACAACAGATCTCGAAGTGCCCCAGCCTGGAAGTGATTTGCAGTCCAGCGTACGCGTGGGAACTCTTCCATCGCCTCGTTTATCTCTTTCACTTAAGGGTCCAGGTCTGCCGGATATACCAGACGTTGAATTGTCACTTACGGATCAAAATGCCAGCATATTCCAGGCAGTGCAAGAGCTGATGCAGATGACCGAGTTAGGAAGCCGGCAAGAGAAGTTGCGCCGTATTTGGGAACCGACTTACACGATAATTTACCGTGAGTCCAAAGATGAAGAGTCTTCAGGCCGTGCTACACCAATAGTGACTCTCTACTCAGGCAAACCAGCAGTCAGCAGTAACGCATGCACCGTCGAAGACGTTCTCCAGTTGCTGAGACACGTCTACGTACTCAGCATCACCCGGGATGACCGTAGAGATCCAACAATAAATGAAGATTCGCTAGAGTCCACCTGCTGGGTTAACCCTGACGACTTTACCTCCAAGAAAATTACCAACAAAGTGGTACAGCAGATACAAGATCCACTGGCACTTGCCGCCGGTGCTTTGCCAGCCTGGTGCGAGGAATTAGCTCGCAGCTGTCCTTTCTTGCTGCCCTTTGAAACCCGGCGGTTGTACTTCAGCTGCACAGCTTTCGGAGCCTCAAGATCCATCGTCTGGTTACAGACCCAACGTGATGCGATCCTGGAACGTCAACGCGCACCAGGACTGAGTCCCAGGCGAGATGACAGCCATGAGTTCCGCGTCGGTAGATTGAAACATGAACGAGTGAGTGTTCCACGTGGTGACAAGCTTCTAGACTGGGCAGAACAGGTTCTTAAAATCCATGCCAACCGGAAGAGTATTTTAGAAGTTGAGTTCGTTGGCGAAGAAGGAACGGGATTGGGTCCAACGCTTGAATTTTTCGCGCTAGTTGCCGCTGAGTTGCAGAAAAAAGATCTTGGACTATGGCTGTGTGATGATCATGATCAATTAGAAGGATACGCATGTCCTTCAGACGAGCAAGCAAGACCTGCTGGTTATTATGTTATCAGACCAAGCGGTTTGTTCCCTGCACCTCTACCTCAAGATTCCGAGGCTTGCGATCGCGCTGTTAGATATTTCTGGTTCCTCGGGGTCTTTTTAGCCAAAGTACTCCAAGACAATCGTCTAGTTGATCTGCCGCTGTCCAGATCATTCTTGAAGTTGATGTGTCGCGGTGATATTGCCAATAATGTTAATGAAAAGATCGGACTGACGGGAGTTACCCAGGAAAGTATGTCCTCAAGTATGGCCAGCAGTTTTATCAGCGAGGAAGGTGAGACGGATGGACTCAACTCCTTAGAACCCAGTCCCTGGTACGAGGGAATTCTCGATGTCGAGGACTTGGTGATGGTTGATCCTGTGAGAGgtgaatttttgaaagaaattcAAGCGGTTGCTTGTAGACGGGAGAGAACTATTTCTGAAGGTTGCTCGTCTTCTGATGAAGATGTTATACGTATTAATCATCCGTCCGGCACTTCTGTTGCTATTGAAGACTTGGGATTGACGATGTCTTACTCACCTGGGTCGAAAGTTTTTGGATATGACCATGAAGAACTTGTAGAAGGCGGATACGATATCGCTGTTGGTGTTGACAATGCGAGAGAGTACGCTGAGTTGACGATTAATTACTGTCTTAACAAAGGCATTGCGAGACAACTGGAGTCTTTCAAGGCAGGATTTTCTAAAGTCTTTCCTATGGAGAAGTTGCATGCCTTTAGTCCGGAGGAAGTCAGAGCTATGTTATGTGGAGAACAGAACCCGCATTGGACTAGGGAAGATCTGCTCAATTATACTGAACCCAAACTTGGATACACACGTGAAag CCCCGGTTTCCAGAGATTCGTCAACGTACTTCTGTCACTAACTGGTCCCGAGCGCAAAGCCTTCTTGCAGTTCGCCACCGGATGCTCAGCTCTACCACCCGGCGGTCTCTGTAATCTGCACCCAAGACTGACAGTCGTGCGCAAAGTAGACGCCGGTTCCGGCGGTTACCCATCAGTAAATACCTGCGTCCACTATCTGAAGCTGCCCGAGTACCCAACAGAAGAAGTTTTAAAAGAGCGACTCTTGGCTGCGACACGCGAGCGAGGTTTCcacttgaattaa